A stretch of Hypnocyclicus thermotrophus DNA encodes these proteins:
- the rny gene encoding ribonuclease Y encodes MNIVLLASATILVAGIFLALYYKKKNIDSRLEQLKGKIKELENAKIEAEDIVETAKKKAQDIKRETEIKTKEKIYKMKEEAEKEIKAAKIEIDKKEQRIIRKEENVDNKLEKIETKEKHLEEKSRELNVKIEEIEKLKEKQELELERVAELSKQEAKEILLDKIKEELTHETAVVIREYENKLEDNKERISKRILSTAISKAASEYVVDATISVVQLPNEEMKGRIIGREGRNIRAIEALTGVDVIIDDTPEAVVVSSFDGVRREIAKLALEKLVQDGRIHPAKIEESVDKATKEVNQAIVEAGEQALFELGITDMHPEIIKTLGRLKYRTSYGQNVLVHSIEVANLASTLAAELGCNVELAKRSGLLHDIGKALDHDIEGSHAIIGAEFLKKFGEKENVYNGAAAHHGEEEFTCVESVLVQAADAISASRPGARRETLSTYLKRLENLEEIATSFEGVESSYAIQAGREIRIIVNAEEINDDKATIMSREVAKKIEERMQYPGQIKVTVVRETRAVEYAK; translated from the coding sequence TAGACTAGAGCAATTAAAAGGAAAAATAAAAGAATTAGAAAATGCTAAAATTGAAGCAGAAGATATAGTGGAAACAGCAAAAAAGAAAGCTCAAGATATAAAAAGAGAAACAGAAATAAAAACAAAAGAAAAAATTTATAAAATGAAAGAAGAAGCAGAGAAAGAAATAAAAGCTGCAAAAATTGAAATAGATAAAAAAGAACAAAGAATTATAAGAAAAGAAGAAAATGTAGATAATAAATTAGAAAAAATTGAAACAAAAGAAAAACATTTAGAAGAAAAATCAAGAGAATTAAATGTTAAAATTGAAGAAATAGAAAAATTGAAAGAAAAACAAGAACTAGAATTAGAAAGAGTAGCTGAATTATCAAAACAAGAAGCAAAAGAAATTCTTTTAGATAAAATAAAAGAAGAATTAACTCATGAAACTGCTGTTGTTATAAGAGAATACGAAAATAAACTAGAAGATAATAAAGAAAGAATATCAAAAAGAATACTTTCAACTGCAATATCAAAAGCTGCATCAGAATATGTAGTAGATGCAACTATATCGGTTGTTCAATTACCTAATGAAGAAATGAAAGGTAGAATAATAGGTAGAGAAGGAAGAAATATAAGAGCAATAGAAGCACTTACAGGAGTAGATGTAATTATAGATGATACACCTGAAGCAGTAGTTGTTTCGAGTTTTGATGGTGTAAGAAGAGAAATAGCAAAATTAGCCTTAGAAAAATTAGTTCAAGATGGAAGAATTCATCCTGCTAAAATAGAAGAAAGTGTTGATAAAGCAACTAAAGAAGTTAATCAAGCTATTGTCGAAGCTGGAGAACAAGCATTATTTGAATTAGGAATTACAGATATGCATCCAGAAATCATTAAAACTTTAGGAAGATTAAAATATAGAACAAGTTATGGTCAAAATGTATTAGTACACTCTATAGAAGTAGCTAATTTAGCTTCAACATTAGCTGCTGAACTTGGATGTAATGTAGAGTTAGCTAAAAGATCTGGACTTTTACATGATATAGGAAAAGCCTTAGATCATGATATAGAAGGGTCTCATGCTATAATTGGAGCAGAATTTCTTAAAAAATTTGGTGAAAAAGAAAATGTTTATAATGGAGCTGCGGCGCATCATGGTGAAGAAGAATTTACTTGTGTAGAATCAGTTTTAGTACAAGCAGCAGATGCTATATCGGCTTCTAGACCAGGGGCAAGAAGAGAAACATTATCTACTTATTTAAAAAGATTAGAAAATCTTGAAGAAATTGCAACATCATTTGAAGGAGTAGAAAGTTCATATGCTATACAAGCAGGAAGAGAAATAAGAATAATTGTAAATGCAGAAGAAATTAATGATGATAAAGCAACAATAATGTCAAGAGAAGTAGCTAAAAAAATAGAAGAACGAATGCAATATCCAGGACAAATTAAAGTTACAGTTGTTAGAGAAACTAGAGCTGTAGAATACGCAAAATAA